The following are encoded together in the Lathyrus oleraceus cultivar Zhongwan6 chromosome 3, CAAS_Psat_ZW6_1.0, whole genome shotgun sequence genome:
- the LOC127125609 gene encoding uncharacterized protein LOC127125609 isoform X1 → MAVKLRHTNFPSLSSSNSWFSKDRRNADAKALNLHCQMINKGRSSKKRCFLHHALFWNSENVLVGYRKYSLTSCRPRRKVKSLLFASSDDGVTVNEDSQDSSSSNATDLEKIRVKLNRPLVNDEDFCDGLLQSLYDAARVFELEIKEQNSLSRLPWFSTNWFGVDRIAWEKTLSYQAAVYSLLQAASEVSSQSDGRDKNVNVFVQRSLLQLSAPLESLIKEKLSAKQPKAYDWFWSKQVPAVVASFINKIEGFSRSGKDICGGLSSASDVSLLMLALTSIAVIIKVGPAKLSCSQFFSTSTEITGSLMDLLVDLIPISQAYSSVRDAGLCREFLVHFGPRAAACGGKVEQGSLEVVFWVNIAQRQLQKAINKERIWSRLTTSESIEVLEKDLAIFGFFIALGRSTRSFLLSNGFNTLDEQVEDFLRHLIVGSVVYYPELSSISSYQLYAEVVCEELDWLPFYPGNINTAKQLHMHKSKHEGPPNAEAVPQALDICSHWMQSFIKYSTWLESPSNVKAARYLSIEYKKLLECMEVRMLKDKTLEVCANEALERSAVHSNAIVSDSFDEVLQNVEEVVLRLESLLQELYASSATSRKEHLKSAYAVLEKIRKLKKEAEFMEASFRAKADSLTEEVDVGQSHNPVGAKQEYFKAKRRKSANADGSKKYIGKSQGFRNDFKQKLGLMDDGARHSDDARVVQMVQIQKEGDIIQKSLSKLKETGTDIWQGTRLLAIDAAAAMGLVKRTMMGDELTEKEKKALKRTLTDMASVIPIGFLMLLPVTAVGHAAMLAAIKKYVPALIPSTYAPERLDILRQLEKMKQMTPSDMGSDEEVKEIN, encoded by the exons ATGGCAGTTAAACTACGCCACACCAATTTTCCGTCGTTAAG TTCGTCGAATTCTTGGTTTTCCAAAGATCGACGCAATGCAGACGCAAAGGCGTTGAACTTGCATTGTCAGATGATAAATAAGGGTAGAAGTTCGAAAAAGAGATGCTTCTTGCATCATGCTTTGTTTTGGAATAGTGAAAATGTTTTAGTTGGTTATAGAAAATATTCTTTGACATCGTGTAGACCTAGAAGGAAGGTAAAGAGTTTGTTGTTTGCGTCTTCTGATGATGGCGTGACTGTTAATGAGGATTCTCAAGATAGTAGCAGTAGTAATGCTACTGACCTTGAGAAAATAAGGGTGAAATTGAATAGGCCGTTGGTGAATGATGAGGATTTCTGTGACGGGCTTTTGCAATCTTTATATGATGCTGCTAGGGTTTTTGAGTTGGAAATTAAAGAGCAGAACTCGCTCTCAAGATTACCTTGGTTTTCGACTAATTGGTTTGGTGTAGATCGAATTGCGTGGGAGAAAACACTGTCGTATCAG GCTGCGGTGTACTCCTTATTGCAAGCTGCAAGTGAAGTATCATCCCAAAGTGATGGGAGAGACAAAAATGTCAATGTGTTTGTCCAAAGGAG TTTACTCCAGCTTTCAGCTCCGTTGGAGAGTTTAATTAAAGAAAAGTTATCAGCCAAACAGCCCAAAGCATATGACTGGTTTTGGTCCAAGCAAGTTCCAGCTGTAGTGGCTTCCTTTATTAATAAGATTGAAGG ATTTTCCAGGTCCGGAAAAGATATATGTGGGGGCTTAAGCAGTGCAAGTGATGTATCACTTCTTATGCTTGCACTAACAAGCATTGCTGTAATCATAAAAGTTGGTCCGGCAAAACTTTCTTGTTCACAATTCTTTTCCACGAGCACGGAGATAACTGGTAGTTTGATGGACTTGCTGGTTGATTTAATTCCTATAAGCCAAGCCTATAGTTCTGTCAGGGATGCTGGTCTGTGCAGAGAATTTCTTGTTCATTTTGGTCCTCGAGCTGCAGCATGCGGAGGTAAAGTTGAGCAAGGTTCACTAGAGGTTGTTTTCTGGGTAAATATTGCTCAAAGGCAGCTTCAAAAAGCTATTAATAAGGAGAGAATATGGTCAAGACTGACAACATCTGAAAGTATAGAG GTTTTGGAGAAAGATTTAGCAATATTTGGGTTCTTTATTGCTTTAGGAAGAAGTACGCGGTCCTTTCTTTTATCAAATGGTTTCAATACTCTAGATGAACAAGTTGAAGATTTTTTAAG GCATCTCATTGTAGGAAGTGTTGTATATTATCCTGAGCTCTCATCTATAAGTTCATATCAATTATACGCGGAG GTAGTTTGTGAAGAGTTGGATTGGCTTCCTTTTTATCCTGGGAACATCAACACTGCAAAACAACTTCACATGCATAAAAGTAAACATGAAGGTCCTCCAAATGCTGAAGCAGTGCCCCAAGCACTAGATATTTGCTCTCATTGGATGCAGAGCTTTATAAAATACAGTACATGGCTAGAGAGCCCTTCTAATGTGAAGGCGGCTAGATATTTGTCAATAGA GTACAAGAAGTTGTTGGAGTGCATGGAAGTTAGGATGCTAAA AGATAAGACATTGGAGGTCTGTGCCAACGAAGCACTTGAGAGATCTGCAGTTCATTCAAATGCAATTGTGTCAGATTCTTTTGATGAG GTTTTACAAAATGTAGAAGAAGTTGTGCTAAGACTGGAGAGTTTGCTTCAAGAGTTGTATGCATCAAGTGCTACTTCTAGAAAAGAGCATTTGAAATCAGCCTATGCAGTTCTGGAAAAAATACGGAAGCTCAAGAAAGAAGCTGAATTCATGGAGGCATCTTTCAGAGCAAAAGCAGATTCACTAACAGAA GAAGTTGATGTTGGTCAGTCCCACAATCCAGTTGGTGCAAAGCAAGAGTATTTTAAAGCAAAGAGAAGAAAGAGTGCTAATGCGGATGGAAGCAAAAA ATACATCGGCAAATCTCAGGGGTTCAGAAACGACTTTAAACAG AAGTTGGGGCTTATGGATGATGGTGCTCGACATAGTGATGATGCTAGAGTTGTTCAGATGGTCCAAATTCAGAAGGAAGGAGATATAATACAAAAGTCTCTTAGCAAGCTAAAGGAAACAGGAACA GATATTTGGCAAGGAACTCGACTTCTAGCTATTGACGCCGCCGCCGCCATGGGTTTAGTTAAAAGAACCATGATGGGAGATGAATTGACTGAGAAAGAGAAGAAAGCACTCAAGAGAACCTTGACTGACATGGCTTCGGTTATTCCAATTGGATTTCTAATGCTTCTTCCG GTTACTGCTGTTGGACATGCAGCCATGTTGGCGGCTATTAAGAAATATGTACCAGCTCTG ATACCATCGACTTATGCACCAGAAAGGTTGGATATCTTGAGGCAGCTTGAGAAAATGAAGCAAATGACACCCAGTGATATGGGCTCAGACGAGGAAGTAAAAGAAATTAATTGA
- the LOC127125609 gene encoding uncharacterized protein LOC127125609 isoform X2, whose amino-acid sequence MAVKLRHTNFPSLSSSNSWFSKDRRNADAKALNLHCQMINKGRSSKKRCFLHHALFWNSENVLVGYRKYSLTSCRPRRKVKSLLFASSDDGVTVNEDSQDSSSSNATDLEKIRVKLNRPLVNDEDFCDGLLQSLYDAARVFELEIKEQNSLSRLPWFSTNWFGVDRIAWEKTLSYQAAVYSLLQAASEVSSQSDGRDKNVNVFVQRSLLQLSAPLESLIKEKLSAKQPKAYDWFWSKQVPAVVASFINKIEGSGKDICGGLSSASDVSLLMLALTSIAVIIKVGPAKLSCSQFFSTSTEITGSLMDLLVDLIPISQAYSSVRDAGLCREFLVHFGPRAAACGGKVEQGSLEVVFWVNIAQRQLQKAINKERIWSRLTTSESIEVLEKDLAIFGFFIALGRSTRSFLLSNGFNTLDEQVEDFLRHLIVGSVVYYPELSSISSYQLYAEVVCEELDWLPFYPGNINTAKQLHMHKSKHEGPPNAEAVPQALDICSHWMQSFIKYSTWLESPSNVKAARYLSIEYKKLLECMEVRMLKDKTLEVCANEALERSAVHSNAIVSDSFDEVLQNVEEVVLRLESLLQELYASSATSRKEHLKSAYAVLEKIRKLKKEAEFMEASFRAKADSLTEEVDVGQSHNPVGAKQEYFKAKRRKSANADGSKKYIGKSQGFRNDFKQKLGLMDDGARHSDDARVVQMVQIQKEGDIIQKSLSKLKETGTDIWQGTRLLAIDAAAAMGLVKRTMMGDELTEKEKKALKRTLTDMASVIPIGFLMLLPVTAVGHAAMLAAIKKYVPALIPSTYAPERLDILRQLEKMKQMTPSDMGSDEEVKEIN is encoded by the exons ATGGCAGTTAAACTACGCCACACCAATTTTCCGTCGTTAAG TTCGTCGAATTCTTGGTTTTCCAAAGATCGACGCAATGCAGACGCAAAGGCGTTGAACTTGCATTGTCAGATGATAAATAAGGGTAGAAGTTCGAAAAAGAGATGCTTCTTGCATCATGCTTTGTTTTGGAATAGTGAAAATGTTTTAGTTGGTTATAGAAAATATTCTTTGACATCGTGTAGACCTAGAAGGAAGGTAAAGAGTTTGTTGTTTGCGTCTTCTGATGATGGCGTGACTGTTAATGAGGATTCTCAAGATAGTAGCAGTAGTAATGCTACTGACCTTGAGAAAATAAGGGTGAAATTGAATAGGCCGTTGGTGAATGATGAGGATTTCTGTGACGGGCTTTTGCAATCTTTATATGATGCTGCTAGGGTTTTTGAGTTGGAAATTAAAGAGCAGAACTCGCTCTCAAGATTACCTTGGTTTTCGACTAATTGGTTTGGTGTAGATCGAATTGCGTGGGAGAAAACACTGTCGTATCAG GCTGCGGTGTACTCCTTATTGCAAGCTGCAAGTGAAGTATCATCCCAAAGTGATGGGAGAGACAAAAATGTCAATGTGTTTGTCCAAAGGAG TTTACTCCAGCTTTCAGCTCCGTTGGAGAGTTTAATTAAAGAAAAGTTATCAGCCAAACAGCCCAAAGCATATGACTGGTTTTGGTCCAAGCAAGTTCCAGCTGTAGTGGCTTCCTTTATTAATAAGATTGAAGG GTCCGGAAAAGATATATGTGGGGGCTTAAGCAGTGCAAGTGATGTATCACTTCTTATGCTTGCACTAACAAGCATTGCTGTAATCATAAAAGTTGGTCCGGCAAAACTTTCTTGTTCACAATTCTTTTCCACGAGCACGGAGATAACTGGTAGTTTGATGGACTTGCTGGTTGATTTAATTCCTATAAGCCAAGCCTATAGTTCTGTCAGGGATGCTGGTCTGTGCAGAGAATTTCTTGTTCATTTTGGTCCTCGAGCTGCAGCATGCGGAGGTAAAGTTGAGCAAGGTTCACTAGAGGTTGTTTTCTGGGTAAATATTGCTCAAAGGCAGCTTCAAAAAGCTATTAATAAGGAGAGAATATGGTCAAGACTGACAACATCTGAAAGTATAGAG GTTTTGGAGAAAGATTTAGCAATATTTGGGTTCTTTATTGCTTTAGGAAGAAGTACGCGGTCCTTTCTTTTATCAAATGGTTTCAATACTCTAGATGAACAAGTTGAAGATTTTTTAAG GCATCTCATTGTAGGAAGTGTTGTATATTATCCTGAGCTCTCATCTATAAGTTCATATCAATTATACGCGGAG GTAGTTTGTGAAGAGTTGGATTGGCTTCCTTTTTATCCTGGGAACATCAACACTGCAAAACAACTTCACATGCATAAAAGTAAACATGAAGGTCCTCCAAATGCTGAAGCAGTGCCCCAAGCACTAGATATTTGCTCTCATTGGATGCAGAGCTTTATAAAATACAGTACATGGCTAGAGAGCCCTTCTAATGTGAAGGCGGCTAGATATTTGTCAATAGA GTACAAGAAGTTGTTGGAGTGCATGGAAGTTAGGATGCTAAA AGATAAGACATTGGAGGTCTGTGCCAACGAAGCACTTGAGAGATCTGCAGTTCATTCAAATGCAATTGTGTCAGATTCTTTTGATGAG GTTTTACAAAATGTAGAAGAAGTTGTGCTAAGACTGGAGAGTTTGCTTCAAGAGTTGTATGCATCAAGTGCTACTTCTAGAAAAGAGCATTTGAAATCAGCCTATGCAGTTCTGGAAAAAATACGGAAGCTCAAGAAAGAAGCTGAATTCATGGAGGCATCTTTCAGAGCAAAAGCAGATTCACTAACAGAA GAAGTTGATGTTGGTCAGTCCCACAATCCAGTTGGTGCAAAGCAAGAGTATTTTAAAGCAAAGAGAAGAAAGAGTGCTAATGCGGATGGAAGCAAAAA ATACATCGGCAAATCTCAGGGGTTCAGAAACGACTTTAAACAG AAGTTGGGGCTTATGGATGATGGTGCTCGACATAGTGATGATGCTAGAGTTGTTCAGATGGTCCAAATTCAGAAGGAAGGAGATATAATACAAAAGTCTCTTAGCAAGCTAAAGGAAACAGGAACA GATATTTGGCAAGGAACTCGACTTCTAGCTATTGACGCCGCCGCCGCCATGGGTTTAGTTAAAAGAACCATGATGGGAGATGAATTGACTGAGAAAGAGAAGAAAGCACTCAAGAGAACCTTGACTGACATGGCTTCGGTTATTCCAATTGGATTTCTAATGCTTCTTCCG GTTACTGCTGTTGGACATGCAGCCATGTTGGCGGCTATTAAGAAATATGTACCAGCTCTG ATACCATCGACTTATGCACCAGAAAGGTTGGATATCTTGAGGCAGCTTGAGAAAATGAAGCAAATGACACCCAGTGATATGGGCTCAGACGAGGAAGTAAAAGAAATTAATTGA